The following coding sequences are from one Armatimonas rosea window:
- a CDS encoding IS1 family transposase: MSKRKNLWLWTAVSRYSSQILGYVIGDRKWHWLGQLYEQLPDSYRKRLVYTDGYGAYQAFFSDWQHRIGYKFEGRTSVVEGVNNSLRHRCSFLVRRSSGPRDTAGMRKRVAFAVIAHNQACHKRWPARVKKSTQSEG, from the coding sequence ATCAGCAAACGCAAGAATCTCTGGCTCTGGACTGCTGTTTCTCGCTATAGCAGCCAGATTCTGGGCTATGTAATCGGGGATCGCAAGTGGCACTGGCTGGGTCAACTCTACGAGCAGCTGCCGGATTCGTACCGTAAACGTCTCGTCTACACAGATGGATACGGAGCCTATCAGGCTTTCTTTTCGGATTGGCAACACCGCATCGGTTACAAATTTGAGGGTCGAACCAGCGTGGTTGAGGGAGTCAATAATTCTCTGCGTCACCGTTGTAGCTTTCTGGTTCGCCGCTCCTCGGGTCCTCGTGATACAGCTGGTATGCGCAAGCGTGTTGCCTTCGCGGTGATCGCTCACAATCAAGCCTGTCATAAACGCTGGCCTGCTAGGGTGAAGAAATCAACGCAGTCAGAGGGATAA
- a CDS encoding IS1/IS1595 family N-terminal zinc-binding domain-containing protein, translating into MTLTCPHCNSSDALVKHGTNRGGTERCRCLDCKKTFTPNPNPRRVDPQKVKLIEAALEERVPINVILRIFGVSWTTVNNIAKKNLPTSLN; encoded by the coding sequence ATGACTCTTACTTGCCCTCATTGCAACAGCAGCGATGCCCTCGTCAAGCATGGAACCAATCGCGGAGGAACAGAAAGATGCCGGTGCCTCGACTGCAAAAAGACCTTCACCCCTAACCCAAATCCCAGAAGAGTCGATCCACAGAAAGTCAAACTCATCGAGGCAGCTCTGGAAGAAAGGGTGCCTATCAACGTCATCTTGCGCATCTTTGGCGTTAGTTGGACGACCGTCAATAACATCGCTAAAAAAAATCTACCGACCTCCCTGAACTGA